In one window of Clupea harengus chromosome 4, Ch_v2.0.2, whole genome shotgun sequence DNA:
- the pex10 gene encoding peroxisome biogenesis factor 10, translated as MPLVPANQPQLIRSSQKDDYYQTCLKNNANEVFQAFTGSRRWLKWRKEVELLSDLIYCSLTTFSGFQTLGEEYVNIVQVDPTKRRVPSLSRRGAFIFFHVFAPYLLDKMLVCLENELEAEDRPGAYRDSSSRWNPMFYIKAWVQKAVGALTENQRKKLVPVVYAVHQGVTIVHRVHVALFYIYSSYYHISKRTAGIGYLRVLSGAGDERAIRNSYRLLGAVSLLQLAITLALQVNNLRQRQRARQEWRQHRNLPSSSQAAPSPSSRASRCILCLEERRHATATPCGHLFCWECITEWCSNKSECPLCREKFQSHRLVYLRGYK; from the exons atgccacTCGTTCCTGCTAATCAACCGCAGCTGATTCGGTCAAGTCAAAAGGATGACTACTATCAGACATGTCTCAAGAATAACGCCAATGAAGTTTTTCAGGCTTTCACTG GGTCCAGACGATGGCTGAAATGGAGGAAGGAGGTCGAGTTGCTCTCAGATCTGATCTACTGCAGCTTGACAACATTCTCAG GGTTCCAGACACTGGGCGAGGAGTATGTGAACATTGTGCAGGTCGACCCCACCAAGCGCAGAGTGCCGTCGCTTTCACGCCGCGGTGCGTTCATCTTCTTTCACGTTTTCGCTCCGTACCTGCTGGACAAGATGCTGGTGTGCCTGGAGAACGAGCTGGAGGCTGAGGACAGACCTGGCGCTTATAGGGACTCTTCTTCGCGCTGGAACCCCATGTTCTACATCAAAGCCTGGGTACAGAAGGCTGTAGGGGCCCTGACAGAGAACCAGAGGAAGAAGCTGGTGCCGGTTGTCTATGCCGTTCACCAAGGCGTCACTATTGTCCACCGCGTCCATGTGGCTCTGTTCTACATCTACAGCTCCTACTACCATATCAGCAAGAGAACAGCGGGCATCGGCTAT CTGCGTGTTCTGAGTGGGGCAGGTGATGAGAGGGCGATCCGTAACAGCTACAGGCTGCTGGGTGCCGTGTCCCTGCTGCAGCTGGCCATCACCCTCGCCCTGCAGGTCAACAACCTCCGGCAGAGACAAAGGGCCAGGCAGGAGTGGAGACAGCACAGGAACCTGccctctag cTCCCAGGCTGCTCCATCTCCATCCTCGCGAGCGTCTCGTTGCATCTTGTGtctagaggagaggaggcacgCCACTGCCACCCCCTGCGGACACCTCTTCTGCTGGGAATGCATCACGGAGTGGTGCAGCAACAAG AGTGAATGCCCCTTGTGCCGGGAGAAGTTCCAGTCGCATCGGCTGGTCTACCTGCGCGGCTACAAGTAG